In the Alistipes provencensis genome, GCACCGTTACCGCCTCGGCGAGCTCAGCCCGGGACGCCACACGCTGACCCTGCGCATCGACAACCGGGTGAAAGAGATCGACCCCGGAATCGATGCCCACAGCATATCGGACCATACGCAGGGTAACTGGAACGGTGTGATCGGCGAGCTGTCGCTCGTGAAAAGCCCTCCAGTGCAGATCTGTTCGGTAAAACTGACGCCCGACGTGGCGGCAAAGCGCGTCATTGCGGAGCTGACCGTGGACAACGCGGCCGGAACAGCGAACGCCACCGTCTCGATGCAGGCCCGTCCTGCGGAGGGGAACTGCGGCGCAACGCCGCCGCCGATGAGCCGCAGCCAAAAACTGACGAAGGGTACGAACATCGTCCGAATCGAATACGCCATGGGCGACGATATCCGGCTCTGGGATGAATTTAACCCCAATCTCTATATGTTGGAAACCCGCATAAGCAGCTCTTCAGGAGAAGACTCCGCCGTTTCGACCTTCGGCATGCGGGAAGTCGGTGTAAAGGATTCTCAGGTGACGGTAAACGGCCGTCCGGTCTTCCTTCGCGGAACGCTCGAATGCTGTATATTCCCCGAGACGGGATTTCCGCCGACCGACGAGCCCGAATGGGAACGGATTATGTCCACATGCCGCGAATACGGGCTCAACCACCTGCGGTTCCACTCATGGTGTCCTCCGAAAGCCGCTTTCGACGTGGCGGACCGTATGGGCTTCTACCTGCATGTCGAATGCGGCAGTTGGTCCAAGAACCTCGGTTCCGGAATGCCCATCGACCGATTTATCTACGACGAGAGCGAACGCATCGTCCGCGAATACGGCAACCACCCTTCGTTCGTGCTTTTCGCCTACGGCAACGAACCCGCAGGTCCCCGTTATAGGGAGTATCTGCGCGGATTCGTCAACCACTGGAAAGCAAGGGACAGCCGCTTCCTCACAGGCAGCGCCTCAGGATGGCCGGAGATCGCCGAGAACCAGTGGCTGAGCACGCCGGACGCACGCATCCAACGCACGCGCCGGGGTCTGAAGAGCATCATCAACGGCAGGCAGCCCAGTGCCGCCTACGACTGGAGCGACTCGATCGCACGCCGCACACGTCCCGTCATCAGCCACGAGGCCGGACAATGGTGTGTCTACCCTGACCTCAAGGAGCGTGCCCGTTACACCGGAGTAATGAAGGCCGTCAATTTCGACGTTTTCGAAGACCGGCTCCGGGAGAGCGGCTTGTTGCATTTGGCAGAGGATTTCCTGATGGCATCGGGGAAACTCCAAGCGTTGTGTTACAAAGCCGACATCGAAGCGGCGCTGCGCACCAAGGGCTTCGGCGGGTTCCAGCTCCTCGACCTGCACGACTTTCCGGGACAAGGGACGGCTCCGGTCGGCATCCTCAACCCCTTCTGGGAAAACAAGGGATACATTGCAGCCGACCGGTTCCGCCGGTTCTGCAACACCATCGTACCGCTCGCACGCATCGAAAAACTCGTCCTCGACAGCGGCGACGAACTCCGCGCGGACATCGAAATTGCCCAATACTCCGCCGCAGATATCGGGAACAAGGAGGTCCGGTGGGTACTTAGCGACCAAAAGGGTCGCGTCGCAGACTCCGGAACCTTCCGTGCAGACTTGCTCCCGACCGGGACCCTGACCCGTGTGGGCACTATCGTCCGCACGCTCCGAACGGACCGTCCCGTGCAGTACCGGCTGACCGTCACGATGGACCAATATGCCAATGACTGGGACATCTGGGTCTATCCCACCGAGAATACGCCAGCCGGAAAAGTGCTCGTCACCAAAGTTTTCGACGATACAAGCCGCAAATTTCTCCGGGAAGGCGGCAGCGTACTCCTTTCGCCCGAATTCGGGACACTGGCCAACCGGGGTGCTGATTCCTGCGCCGTCGGATTCTCGACGATCTTCTGGAACACCCTATGGATGAACGGGGGCCCGCCGCATACGATGGGCATTCTCTGTGATCCCACACATCCTGCGCTGGCCGGCTTCCCGACGCAGTATCACAGCGACTACCAATGGTACGACGCCATGTCGCGCTGCAATGCCCTGCCCCTGCACCGGCTTGCCAAGGGAGCCGAACCCATCGTGCGCATCATCGACGACTGGTTCAGCGCCCGGTCGCTGGGGATGATCGCGGAATTCAGGGTAGGTGCCGGAAAGATCGTCATCAGCGGCGCGGACCTGCTCACCGACCAGCAGCAGCGTCCGGGGGCGCGGCAGCTGTGCAACTCCCTTCTCCGCTACATGAACAGCGCGGATTTCGACCCGCGGCAGGAAACAACGCCCGAAGCAGTGGCTTCGCTGTTCGACCGGCCTTAAAACGACTCCAAACGAATCAACCTAAAACACCAACCCATGAAAAATCCATCGACAACAACCTCTCCGTTTGCGGGTGCCAGTATCCGGATACGGCAACTCGCAGTATTGTGCTGTGCATGTCTGGCGGCGGTCTTCGTTTCCATTGTCCCGGCCGCGGCCCAGAACGACGGTAAAATCCCCGTCGCAGGACTGGTGACCGACGCCGCCAACGGAAGCCCGCTCATCGGTGTCACCGTGCGTGCGAAAAGCCGTCCCGGATTCGGTACGGGCACCGATCGCAACGGACGTTTCATCCTCAACGTAGCTCCCGATGAAACGCTGATTCTCTCCTACATCGGCTACAAAGAAACCGAGATACCGGTGAACAACCGCACCACGCTGAACGTCAAGCTGGAACCCGAAACTGAAGAACTCGAAGAGGTTACGATCGTCGGTTTCGGCGTGCAGAAAAAGGTCAGCGTCATCGGCTCCCAGCAATCGATCAAGGCCACGGAAATCAAAAATCCCGTGCGCAATCTCACCACGTCGCTCGGAGGACGTATCGCCGGACTGGTTTCGGTGCAACGCAAGGGCGAACCCGGATTCGACGATGCAACCATCTACATCCGCGGCATCTCTACGCTAACAGCCAGCATGAGCGCCCCGTTGACGCTGGTGGACGGCGTTCCCCGGAGCTTCTCGGACGTAGACCCCGAAGACATCGAGAGTTTCACCATCCTTAAAGATGCCTCGGCAACGGCCGTATACGGTGTCCGCGGTGCCAACGGCGTCATTCTGATAACCACGAAAGGCGGTACGGCCGGAAAACCGAAATTCAACATCCGCTACTCCGAAGGTCTCACCCAATTGACCCGGCTTCCGGAATTCGCCAATGGCCCGACCTATATGCGCATGGCCAACGAGGCGTTCCTCACCCGCGGTGGAGCCTTCGACCAGAAACCTTATTCGGACGATGAAATCCAATGGACCGCCGACGGAACCGATCCCTACATGTATCCTAATGTCGACTGGTTTGACGAGATATTCAAGGATTTCGGCCGTAACCGTTCGGCAAACGCCAACATCAGCGGCGGCTCGGAAAGCGCCATCTATTATATCGGCCTGGGCTATTACGACGAGGACGGCCTCTACAAGAACGAAGGAGTTCAGAACTATAATGCCGACACCTACTATCGTCGTTACAACGTTACCTCGAACATCACGCTCAAACCCACCTTCACCACCGAGATCAAGTTGGGCGTACAGGGCTACCTGGCCAATGCGAACTATCCGGGAACAGCTACCTCGACGATCTTCCGGAACGCCTTCTACATGACCCCGATCACCATCCCGACCCGATATCCTGACGGAAAGATCGCCGACATCGAAGGACATTACAGCCCTTATGCGGCGCTCAACCACACGGGCTACATCAGTCAGTGGAGAAGTCAGGTCTTCTCAAACCTGAAAATCACCCAGCAGCTTCCGTTCATCACCGAAGGGCTCTCCGTTTCGGGCATGTTCTCGTTCGACTCGTACAGCTATTCGAGCAACCGATTCATCAAAAACCCGAAGACGTGGCTGGCTAGCGGCTATGACGACGAGGGCAACCTCACTTACCGCCAGACCAACTCCTCCGATGCCAACATCGACGAACTCAAGTACAGCCACAACCAAAACGGCAACCGCACCATCTACCTCGAGGCGGCCCTGAATTACGCACGGACCTTCGGCCGGCACAGCGTGGGCGCCATGTTACTCTACAACCAGAGCGATGAGGTGCGGACGGAGAACGGACAGACGCTGATCGATGCACTGCCCTACCGGTTCCGGGGCTTCGCAGGCCGCGCAACCTACTCCTACGGCATGCGTTACTTCTTCGAATTCAACTTCGGATATAACGGTGCGGAGAACTTCACGCCCAAAAACCGATATGGCTTCTTTCCCTCCGTGGGCATAGGATGGGTGGTTTCGGAAGAGTCCTTCTTTGAACCCGTGAAACGCTACATTCAGTTTCTGAAAATCCGAGCCACTTATGGTTCCTCGGGTAACAGCAACCTCGACGGACGACGTTTTGCCTACATGAATACGATTGCGAACTCGAGCTATAAGCCCTACACCTTCGGCGAGGACATGAAGCAGACTTATGACAAAAAGTACATCGACGAATACGGCGTCGACGTCGTATGGGAGGAATCCGTCAAGGCCAACATCGGACTCGATCTGAACACGCTCAACAACAACCTCAACATCCAGATCGATTTCTTCAAGGACAACCGCAGAAACATACTGCTCCGCCGCCAGAGTATCCCCGAATATGCGGGAATCATCAAAAACCCCTTCGGTAACATCGGCGAGGTGGAGAACAAGGGCTTCGACCTGTCGGTCAACTACAACAATTCGTGGCAGGACTGGCACCTCAGCCTGCTGGGTAATTTCTCGTTCAACCGCAACAAGATCATCGAGGATGACAAGCGCTATACCTATCCGTGGCAGTCGACCATCGGGCAAAAGGTCGGACAGCGCACCGGTTACATTGCTCTGGGACTCTTCGAAAGTGACGAGGAAGTGGCCATGTCGGCTTATCAGGCCGGGACCACCCAAGCCGGTGACATCAAATACAAGGACATGAACGGCGACGGCGTAATCGACGACTTCGACAAGGTTCCCATCGGCTGGGGCTCCATACCCGAGATCATGTACGGATTCGGCTTCACGGTTGGCTACAAGAACCTCAGCCTTTCGGCACTGTTCCAAGGCGCGGCCAACGTCGACATCATGATGAGCGGCGAAGGGTTCATGCCCTTCATCCAGGGTCGGGGACGCGGCAACCTGCTCAGCAACATAGATGACCGCTGGACCGAAGAGAATCCCCGGCAGGATGCGTTCTACCCGCGTTTGGCCATCGGATCGGTCAACATGAACTACGAAAACAGTACCTGGTGGCTGAAAAACGCCAACTACCTGCGGCTGAAGAACCTCCAGATTTCGTATAACCTGCCGAAAAAGTGGATGGAAAAAATACGACTCAAAAGCGGAACGGTGTTCATTCAAGGCGTCAACCTGCTTACGTTCAGTGACTTCAAATTCTGGGACGTGGAGCTCGGAGACGGAAGGGGCGGCGCCTATCCCAACCTGAGGTCTTACTCTATAGGAGTCAATTTCAGCTTCTGACGCAAAAACTTACGACTATGAAAAAAAGCATATATTACCTGACCCTCTCACTTGCCGCAATCCTGACGGCATCGTGCAACGGCGATTTCTTCGACCAGGTACCCAACGACGTGCTCACGGTCGAGCAGATATTCAACTCCAAGAAATACTCCGAAGAGTATCTGGCAGGCGTCTATGACTATGTCAAGGAGGAGTGGCACCGCACCTCCGACGTTCCGTGGGACCCCTGTTCGGACGACTTCGACCAGACGTACGACCGCGGCAACGACTATCCCACCTACAAAATGAATTTGGGTAAATGGAACGCCTCGTCGAATTACTACAATTTCTGGAAAGACTACTATCAGGGAATCCGTTCCGCAACCTTCTTCATGAACAACATCGACGGCAATGAAGAGATCCTCGCCGAGGCCGGTCAGGACCTGATCGACCAGTACAAGGCCGAAGCCCGATTCCTGCGTGCATTCTACTATTTCAACATCCTGCGGCAGTACGGCCCCTTCATCATCCTGGGTGACGATGCCATTCCGGGCGACTTGCCCAGCGACGATCCCGCGATGAACAAGCCCCGCAGCACCTACGACGAGTGCGTGGCCTACATCGAACGGGAACTCGACCTGGCGGCGAACGATCTGCCCTTGCATTTCGCGGAGCAGAAAAAGACCGACTACGGCCGGGCCACGAAGGCGATGTGCATGGCCGTCAAGTCGCGGATGCTGCTCTATGCCGCGAGTCCGCAATTCAACGGAAATCCCATGTACGCCAATTTCAAAAATCCCGACGGAACTCCGCTTATCAGTCAGACCTACGACCGCGAGAAGTGGAAGAAGGCGGCCGACGCAGCCAAGGATATCATCGACCTCGGTATCTTCGACCTATACAAAGTGCGCAACAGCGACCAGAGCATCAACCCCTACCTCTCGGTCCGCAACGTCTATTTCGACAATTTCAACTGCGAATACATTGTTTTCCGGATCAACAACTGGCTGCGCTACTGGGACCAGGCGGCATCGCCACTGCAAACCGGGGGATACCAGAGCATGGCGGCCACACAGCAGCTCATCGATGAGTTCGAGATGGCCAACGGAAAGGGCATCTTCGAAGACGGCAGCGGCTATGTAGAGGAGGGCTATTCGGGCGCAGACTACAAGGATTCGAAATCGGGATTCGTCTACTGCCCGGCCGGCAGCCGGATGATGTATTACGGTCGTGAACCGCGGTTCTATGCCAACATCTGCTTCAACGGTTCGTACTGGGTGGGCGATAACGCCACGCGGATCGCCCTCTACTACACCGGAGCTTCGGGCCGCTCGAAAACGACCGACAACTATCCCCGTTCGGGTTACATAGCCATCAAGAACGTGCCGCCCGACACCAACTGCAAGAGCGGCGTCTACCTGACGCGCCCCGCCATTCTGTATCGTTACACAGAGGTATTGCTCAACTACATCGAGGCGCTGAACGAATACGATCCGGGCAACGGCGACATCGCCTACTACCTGAACCTGATCCGCGAACGGGCAGGACTGCCGGCCGTGGAGGAGAATCTTTCACAAGAAGTGATGCAGCAGAAGATACGCCATGAACGCCGGGTGGAACTCTGTTTCGAGAACCTCCGCTACTTCGACACGCGCCGCTGGCTGATCGCCGAACAGACCGACGGAGGCCCCTTCTACGGAATGAACATGATGGCCGGGAACTCGTACAAGGACGATGCGTTCTATGCCCGTACGGTATTCGAGACCCGCGTGTTCCGGAGCAATTACTACCTTTTCCCCATACCACAGTCGGAAGTGGTAAAAAACAGCAACCTCGTCCAGAACCCAGGATGGTAAAATTTGAACAGCATGAAAACAACCGCATATTTCATCGTTGCCGCCGCCCTGCTGGCAGCAGCTTGCAACAAACCCGGTGAGGAATACGATTTCGACACCGTCCGATACCGCAACATCTATACCGTACAGGCCCGGGATTATCCCGTCGCCTGTACGATATCCATGGACCGCGACACGACGTTCCGGCTGAACGCCAATTACGGAGGGCTGGACGTACCGCAGGAAAACATTACAGTCACGTTCGGCGCCGATCCCACATTGGTGAACAGCTTCAACGAGGACAACCAGACGCTTTACCCAGCACTCCTCACCGACGCCTACACGATCAGCGATGCACAGACCGTCATCGCCAAGGGCAAGCTCTACTCCTCGCAGGCCGGTGTTACAATCCATCCCTCGCAGTTCCGCGGCGTAGGACCTTATATCCTGCCTGTCTCGATCGCTTCGGTCAGCCCCGAGTTGCCCGTCAACGGTTCGATGCGCACGGTGTATCTGCAGATCGAAGGACGGCACGAAAGCAACCCCTATACCAATTTCGACCGGACGGAATGGGAACTACTCAGTGTCTCTTCGCAGCACAACACCACGACTTATAAGGCTGCGAACATCTTCGACGGCGACCTTACCACATTCTGGCATACCTCTTATGCCACCGGCAACCAGCCGGGGCCGCCCCACATCCTCGTCGTCGACATGAAAGTGAAAAAGGAAATCCACGGACTTGAAGTAGACGGACGAACAGCCTCGGCGACCAACCTCGAAAGCCCGTACAACCGCGGCAATCCGCGGATTGTAAACCTTCAGGTCAGCGACGACAACAACACATGGACCGACGCTGGAACTTATGTGATTCCGGGCGCCGGCGTCACCGTCAAAAACTACGTCTATCTGAGCAGTTATGTCAGCGGACGGTATTTCAAATTTACGGTAACAGCGACGTTGGCCGATTACTACGGCACCAACGTCTCGGAACTTTACTTGTTCTGATATTCCGCATCACAAAAAGCCAGCGGACCGACAATACACGGTCCGCTGGCTTCTTTTATAAAGGTTCTTATTCACCCAGAATACACAATGAGATAGGCTTTTCTCAAAAATACTAGAATGCAGCAATTTTCGCTTTTATGATTGCTCTTCTATAAAAAGCATGACGCCAAAAGAATTAAACTGGTCAGGAAAATATACTGTGTACTTTTATGTAGTTTTCTTATAATATCGATCATTTTCAATTATTTACAATATTACTACAGTGCTACTCACAAGCATAATGTTGCTACTATAGAGGGGGCACAACCACCTTATGGAATACGGTCAACGATGGCCTTAAATTATGGATTTGTCAGAATCGAAAAATTATCTAAATTTGTATTCAATAACAGGAGTTGTTTGACATGAAGGAAAGCAGATGCGAACAAATGCATACAACCGTTTCCTAACCATTACCTGCTATATGCAAATAGAGTCATAACTTTTTAAGTTACAACTCTATCTGGATGTGAATGGGCAGTACTCAGGTACTATCCATCCGTCCCGTTCGAGGGATGTGCGGAAATATCCGCCTGAAATCGAAAACACGCCGGACTGCACTTCATAAAATATACTCCTCCGAGAGCAGAAACAACGCATTCCGAGGGAGTGATACTCTAAATTTTTTTCGTACTTTTACCCCATATTTTAAGT is a window encoding:
- a CDS encoding glycoside hydrolase family 2 TIM barrel-domain containing protein translates to MKKLLTLVSALLLFPGAHAQRDRLDLSGEWRFRIDRNDIGEQERWYDQTLEGTIWLPGSMTTNGIGDASTFDFPWVGTIATDRKWFNVNDDPKWNSRNDPRIVFWLTPEVCYNGAAWYQKEIEVPQEWGREGGVVLGLERCHWETTLWIDGKKQGSENSLSVPHRYRLGELSPGRHTLTLRIDNRVKEIDPGIDAHSISDHTQGNWNGVIGELSLVKSPPVQICSVKLTPDVAAKRVIAELTVDNAAGTANATVSMQARPAEGNCGATPPPMSRSQKLTKGTNIVRIEYAMGDDIRLWDEFNPNLYMLETRISSSSGEDSAVSTFGMREVGVKDSQVTVNGRPVFLRGTLECCIFPETGFPPTDEPEWERIMSTCREYGLNHLRFHSWCPPKAAFDVADRMGFYLHVECGSWSKNLGSGMPIDRFIYDESERIVREYGNHPSFVLFAYGNEPAGPRYREYLRGFVNHWKARDSRFLTGSASGWPEIAENQWLSTPDARIQRTRRGLKSIINGRQPSAAYDWSDSIARRTRPVISHEAGQWCVYPDLKERARYTGVMKAVNFDVFEDRLRESGLLHLAEDFLMASGKLQALCYKADIEAALRTKGFGGFQLLDLHDFPGQGTAPVGILNPFWENKGYIAADRFRRFCNTIVPLARIEKLVLDSGDELRADIEIAQYSAADIGNKEVRWVLSDQKGRVADSGTFRADLLPTGTLTRVGTIVRTLRTDRPVQYRLTVTMDQYANDWDIWVYPTENTPAGKVLVTKVFDDTSRKFLREGGSVLLSPEFGTLANRGADSCAVGFSTIFWNTLWMNGGPPHTMGILCDPTHPALAGFPTQYHSDYQWYDAMSRCNALPLHRLAKGAEPIVRIIDDWFSARSLGMIAEFRVGAGKIVISGADLLTDQQQRPGARQLCNSLLRYMNSADFDPRQETTPEAVASLFDRP
- a CDS encoding SusC/RagA family TonB-linked outer membrane protein; this encodes MKNPSTTTSPFAGASIRIRQLAVLCCACLAAVFVSIVPAAAQNDGKIPVAGLVTDAANGSPLIGVTVRAKSRPGFGTGTDRNGRFILNVAPDETLILSYIGYKETEIPVNNRTTLNVKLEPETEELEEVTIVGFGVQKKVSVIGSQQSIKATEIKNPVRNLTTSLGGRIAGLVSVQRKGEPGFDDATIYIRGISTLTASMSAPLTLVDGVPRSFSDVDPEDIESFTILKDASATAVYGVRGANGVILITTKGGTAGKPKFNIRYSEGLTQLTRLPEFANGPTYMRMANEAFLTRGGAFDQKPYSDDEIQWTADGTDPYMYPNVDWFDEIFKDFGRNRSANANISGGSESAIYYIGLGYYDEDGLYKNEGVQNYNADTYYRRYNVTSNITLKPTFTTEIKLGVQGYLANANYPGTATSTIFRNAFYMTPITIPTRYPDGKIADIEGHYSPYAALNHTGYISQWRSQVFSNLKITQQLPFITEGLSVSGMFSFDSYSYSSNRFIKNPKTWLASGYDDEGNLTYRQTNSSDANIDELKYSHNQNGNRTIYLEAALNYARTFGRHSVGAMLLYNQSDEVRTENGQTLIDALPYRFRGFAGRATYSYGMRYFFEFNFGYNGAENFTPKNRYGFFPSVGIGWVVSEESFFEPVKRYIQFLKIRATYGSSGNSNLDGRRFAYMNTIANSSYKPYTFGEDMKQTYDKKYIDEYGVDVVWEESVKANIGLDLNTLNNNLNIQIDFFKDNRRNILLRRQSIPEYAGIIKNPFGNIGEVENKGFDLSVNYNNSWQDWHLSLLGNFSFNRNKIIEDDKRYTYPWQSTIGQKVGQRTGYIALGLFESDEEVAMSAYQAGTTQAGDIKYKDMNGDGVIDDFDKVPIGWGSIPEIMYGFGFTVGYKNLSLSALFQGAANVDIMMSGEGFMPFIQGRGRGNLLSNIDDRWTEENPRQDAFYPRLAIGSVNMNYENSTWWLKNANYLRLKNLQISYNLPKKWMEKIRLKSGTVFIQGVNLLTFSDFKFWDVELGDGRGGAYPNLRSYSIGVNFSF
- a CDS encoding RagB/SusD family nutrient uptake outer membrane protein, translated to MKKSIYYLTLSLAAILTASCNGDFFDQVPNDVLTVEQIFNSKKYSEEYLAGVYDYVKEEWHRTSDVPWDPCSDDFDQTYDRGNDYPTYKMNLGKWNASSNYYNFWKDYYQGIRSATFFMNNIDGNEEILAEAGQDLIDQYKAEARFLRAFYYFNILRQYGPFIILGDDAIPGDLPSDDPAMNKPRSTYDECVAYIERELDLAANDLPLHFAEQKKTDYGRATKAMCMAVKSRMLLYAASPQFNGNPMYANFKNPDGTPLISQTYDREKWKKAADAAKDIIDLGIFDLYKVRNSDQSINPYLSVRNVYFDNFNCEYIVFRINNWLRYWDQAASPLQTGGYQSMAATQQLIDEFEMANGKGIFEDGSGYVEEGYSGADYKDSKSGFVYCPAGSRMMYYGREPRFYANICFNGSYWVGDNATRIALYYTGASGRSKTTDNYPRSGYIAIKNVPPDTNCKSGVYLTRPAILYRYTEVLLNYIEALNEYDPGNGDIAYYLNLIRERAGLPAVEENLSQEVMQQKIRHERRVELCFENLRYFDTRRWLIAEQTDGGPFYGMNMMAGNSYKDDAFYARTVFETRVFRSNYYLFPIPQSEVVKNSNLVQNPGW
- a CDS encoding BT_3987 domain-containing protein; its protein translation is MKTTAYFIVAAALLAAACNKPGEEYDFDTVRYRNIYTVQARDYPVACTISMDRDTTFRLNANYGGLDVPQENITVTFGADPTLVNSFNEDNQTLYPALLTDAYTISDAQTVIAKGKLYSSQAGVTIHPSQFRGVGPYILPVSIASVSPELPVNGSMRTVYLQIEGRHESNPYTNFDRTEWELLSVSSQHNTTTYKAANIFDGDLTTFWHTSYATGNQPGPPHILVVDMKVKKEIHGLEVDGRTASATNLESPYNRGNPRIVNLQVSDDNNTWTDAGTYVIPGAGVTVKNYVYLSSYVSGRYFKFTVTATLADYYGTNVSELYLF